A genomic window from Aricia agestis chromosome 8, ilAriAges1.1, whole genome shotgun sequence includes:
- the LOC121729945 gene encoding reticulocyte-binding protein PFD0110w-like isoform X3, producing the protein MMDFKEVIWIVVISYCFGYVVSNETVHLAPRCKATLSKTNLINSGEISEANGSLLSTNENKIKDVTTKKSIVDDNIKYQTPFSNVTIYKTKNESDNVNVLDTVRKLFEKYIAKNYIDSELKEILSILFGDNVNQSKSSEIIIIEPVQLLDEIIGSNVTTNKSSEENVTEQLFDRFSEPKYVMNSVIEELIQLLDKNLADNNLLTYNSVEDNVTEIILHEFVTNNRSDNNIIMQLLSDEDISYNASSENIQLELELTKEDIKYILLNSTNDMNNLPIGIEHSMDVNSISQNIEIEQINSTDDTIVVLESILLPETAFNDQNIRNSVLNEHLAQSEIIQDQLNSSQTSQSENVYEHDNDTINLTNFTSDENSVDSINTDQISFNIPKEPVVFDVVYRDVYNIEKPVLDIVPSSIPVRLKINIEIVKQDSNEIDNFYRPDFNIEQFAPRISENHMGLQNNVKHSVENTEEDSAPEEQITVLDEINESDFINALSILLLDSLNNNPLEIIPPEFINDENCSCSSLLAEDSSHFGNNSLNSNITLKNYKEKEEIQPILAPESYIDNNTEHRSLETEMNQVTYNTSPIIEMLRSVINSDQLEDDKKYNNTDFKSKNFL; encoded by the exons ATGATGGATTTCAAAGAGGTCATATGGATTGTGGTGATTTCCTACTGTTTTGGG tatgtTGTCAGTAACGAGACCGTACATCTAGCACCACGATGCAAGGCCACTCTATCAAAAACGAATTTGATAAATTCTGGAGAGATCTCAGAAGCAAACGG GTCTTTATTGTCAACTAATGAAAACAAGATCAAAGATGTTACGACAAAGAAATCTATTGTTGATGACAATATCAAATATCAAACACCGTTTTCGAACGTAACTATCTATAAGACTAAAAATGAGTCAGACAATGTAAATGTACTGGATACTGTACGTAAACTATTTGAAAAGTATATAGCAAAAAATTATATCGATTCCGAGCTAAAAGAAATTTTGTCGATACTTTTTGGAGACAATGTAAATCAGAGTAAATCttctgaaataataataatagaaccAGTACAACTTTTAGATGAAATCATAGGTAGCAatgtaacaacaaataaatcAAGCGAAGAAAACGTGACTgaacaactttttgacagattttccgaACCAAAATATGTGATGAACTCTGTGATTGAAGAATTAATACAGCTATTGGATAAAAACTTAGCTGATAACAATTTACTGACATATAACTCAGTCGAAGATAATGTAACTGAAATCATACTTCATGAATTTGTTACCAATAATAGAAGcgataacaacataataatgCAACTTTTGAGTGATGAAGATATAAGTTATAATGCAAGCTCTGAAAATATTCAGTTAGAATTAGAGCTAACTAAGGAagatataaaatacatattattaaatagtaCTAATGATATGAATAATTTACCCATTGGCATTGAACACTCAATGGATGTTAATTCTATTTCCCAAAACATTGAGATTGAGCAAATAAATAGCACTGATGACACAATTGTAGTTTTGGAGTCAATCTTACTCCCAGAAACTGCATTTAATGATCAGAATATTCGTAACTCTGTCTTGAACGAACACTTAGCGCAATCGGAAATCATTCAGGACCAATTAAACAGTTCTCAAACTTCTCAAAGTGAGAATGTTTATGAACATGATAATGACACGATTAACTTAACTAATTTTACATCAGACGAAAACTCAGTCGATTCTATAAATACAGATCAAATCAGTTTTAATATTCCAAAAGAGCCAGTGGTTTTTGACGTCGTATACAGAGATgtttataatatagaaaaaccTGTATTAGATATCGTTCCATCGAGTATACCAGTAagactaaaaataaatattgaaatagTCAAACAAGATTCTAACGAAATAGATAATTTTTACAGACCAGATTTTAACATTGAACAGTTTGCACCGAGAATATCTGAAAATCACATGGGGTTACAAAACAATGTAAAACATAGTGTCGAAAATACCGAAGAGGATTCAGCACCGGAAGAACAAATTACTGTACTAGACGAAATTAATGAGTCTGATTTCATTAACGCTTTGTCGATACTATTACTGGATTCATTAAATAACAATCCGTTAGAAATAATACCACCGGAGTTTATCAACGATGAAAATTGTTCATGTAGTAGTCTATTAGCGGAAGATTCTTCACACTTTGGAAATAATTCATTAAATAGCaatataactttaaaaaattataaagaaaaagaaGAGATTCAACCAATTTTGGCACCAGAAAGTTACATAGACAATAACACGGAACATCGGTCGCTAGAAACTGAAATGAATCAAGTGACATACAACACTAGTCCGATTATAGAAATGCTTAGATCCGTGATTAACTCTGATCAATTAGaagatgataaaaaatataacaatacggactttaaatctaaaaattttttataa
- the LOC121729947 gene encoding uncharacterized protein LOC121729947: MPYYKSVSKCIMGLRDKVALVHTALCILFISQAFCMPKTKKNIKGINKYCNTQNRIKQEKANIENSIDSLFKKYNFPVTEFATGFEPSNNYDFHDFNHNALNEAVSNNNAFHKFTNKNARKIANKAKKAQMNLHRKLDNTLEATPLFAPSSNCGNCPYFPEVEYPMTATDIWKPTYWGDFFETAGNIGNNGYEICKPCEIDKNKYKSNFKIIKVPEKPKPTQPVKNYTYEEVCPITIHAQTTLAPYFNNFIVKEATGIKPADEDVTPNISSVPIHNKSAENSDSSEQHNSDSNEQSNIDLVIPNTDNSFNDSSHEPEKSICVENANDTSTQEKPAQDTSESKENIELDEEFTTDEPEYAFALSTPLPFSTVETWKETQVIDPYKSLAYPDELDDYFIAVKG, translated from the exons ATGCCATATTATAAAAGCGTTTCAAAATGCATCATGGGGCTGCGAGACAAAGTGGCGTTAGTACATACTGCGTTATGTATTCTATTT ATCTCGCAAGCGTTCTGTATgccaaaaacaaagaaaaacatAAAAGGAATAAACAAATACTGCAACACACAGAATCGAATAAAACAAGAGAAGGCAAATATAGAAAATAGCATAGAttcgttatttaaaaaatataattttccagTAACAGAATTTGCTACAGGTTTTGAACCTAGCAATAATTATGACTTTCATGACTTTAATCACAATGCGCTAAATGAGGCTGTGAGCAACAACAATGCATTCCATAAGTTCACAAACAAAAATGCGAGAAAAATTGCAAATAAAGCAAAGAAGGCACAGATGAATCTTCATAGAAAacttgataatactttagaagcTACACCGCTATTCGCACCATCCTCAAATTGCGGAAATTGTCCTTATTTCCCGGAAGTTGAGTATCCTATGACAGCAACAGACATATGGAAACCGACTTACTGGGGGGATTTCTTCGAAACAGCCGGTAACATCGGTAATAATGGGTACGAAATTTGCAAGCCATGCGAGatagacaaaaataaatataaaagtaacttCAAAATTATCAAGGTTCCAGAGAAACCAAAACCTACACAACCAGTTAAAAACTATACTTACGAGGAAGTGTGCCCAATTACAATCCACGCCCAGACAACGTTAGCaccttactttaataatttcatAGTAAAAGAGGCTACGGGAATAAAACCTGCGGACGAAGATGTCACACCGAACATATCTTCAGTGCCAATTCACAACAAGAGCGCGGAGAACAGTGATTCAAGTGAACAACATAACAGTGATTCAAATGAGCAATCTAATATTGATTTAGTGATACCAAACACAGACAATTCTTTTAATGACTCAAGCCATGAACCTGAAAAGTCCATTTGTGTTGAAAATGCAAACGATACATCAACCCAGGAAAAACCAGCACAGGATACTTCTGAAAGTAAAGAAAACATTGAACTCGACGAAGAATTTACTACTGACGAGCCAGAATACGCATTCGCATTGAGTACACCCCTGCCCTTCAGCACTGTTGAAACATGGAAGGAAACTCAAGTCATTGATCCATACAAGTCCTTGGCATATCCAGATGAGTTGGACGATTACTTCATCGCTGTTAAGGGTTAA
- the LOC121729949 gene encoding uncharacterized protein DDB_G0283357-like, with translation MVYGSLSVISFLLFLKSYGVLAQCPGRVELLSPASNIPSTAYIQPIGQVCFPAVIQIQEPQNPPEPSPPQDDDDDYLNLIYLLISALTGSNKNKCNSYSNSNNNGYNFNNQNNPIPSFNPYSALLPTNQPSSGPRNPAPSNGYFDITSLINGPISCTNPSNPGSTNPSPITISIDTSGATTGCLCESCNCNNPFGNFNLFPGILPGLGSVPNSGQNYAPAPSYIPDSYNAGNGCIYVPYPVPVPYNVPGYGFDNIGYPDYECPQEIKLIINTECD, from the coding sequence TTGGCCCAGTGCCCTGGGCGCGTGGAGTTGCTGTCCCCGGCCAGTAACATACCGTCCACAGCATACATCCAACCTATCGGCCAAGTCTGCTTCCCAGCTGTGATACAGATACAAGAACCCCAGAATCCTCCCGAACCCTCCCCACCTCAGGACGACGACGACGATTACCTGAATTtgatttatttgttaatttcaGCACTAACCGGCTCTAACAAGAACAAATGTAACTCTTACTCAAATTCCAACAACAACGGATATAATTTCAACAACCAAAATAATCCTATCCCAAGCTTCAATCCCTACTCTGCGTTGTTACCAACCAACCAACCGAGCAGCGGTCCCAGGAATCCCGCCCCCAGCAACGGATACTTCGACATTACTTCGTTGATCAATGGTCCCATCTCCTGTACTAACCCTAGTAACCCTGGCTCCACTAATCCCAGTCCTATCACTATATCTATTGACACCAGCGGTGCAACTACCGGATGTCTTTGCGAATCTTGCAACTGCAACAATCCTTTCGGAAATTTCAACCTCTTCCCTGGTATCCTTCCTGGACTAGGTAGTGTTCCGAACTCAGGGCAAAACTACGCTCCAGCCCCTAGCTATATCCCCGACAGCTACAACGCTGGTAATGGGTGCATCTATGTACCTTACCCCGTCCCTGTGCCATACAATGTACCTGGATACGGCTTCGACAACATCGGTTATCCCGATTATGAATGTCCTCAAGAAATCAAGTTAATTATTAACACAGAATGTGATTAG
- the LOC121729945 gene encoding reticulocyte-binding protein PFD0110w-like isoform X1: MMDFKEVIWIVVISYCFGYVVSNETVHLAPRCKATLSKTNLINSGEISEANGYKVLHDFNFPDVTYPTTTLESCQPFYFNSNGIDAIVGPFSSDVQSNYRSLLSTNENKIKDVTTKKSIVDDNIKYQTPFSNVTIYKTKNESDNVNVLDTVRKLFEKYIAKNYIDSELKEILSILFGDNVNQSKSSEIIIIEPVQLLDEIIGSNVTTNKSSEENVTEQLFDRFSEPKYVMNSVIEELIQLLDKNLADNNLLTYNSVEDNVTEIILHEFVTNNRSDNNIIMQLLSDEDISYNASSENIQLELELTKEDIKYILLNSTNDMNNLPIGIEHSMDVNSISQNIEIEQINSTDDTIVVLESILLPETAFNDQNIRNSVLNEHLAQSEIIQDQLNSSQTSQSENVYEHDNDTINLTNFTSDENSVDSINTDQISFNIPKEPVVFDVVYRDVYNIEKPVLDIVPSSIPVRLKINIEIVKQDSNEIDNFYRPDFNIEQFAPRISENHMGLQNNVKHSVENTEEDSAPEEQITVLDEINESDFINALSILLLDSLNNNPLEIIPPEFINDENCSCSSLLAEDSSHFGNNSLNSNITLKNYKEKEEIQPILAPESYIDNNTEHRSLETEMNQVTYNTSPIIEMLRSVINSDQLEDDKKYNNTDFKSKNFL; the protein is encoded by the exons ATGATGGATTTCAAAGAGGTCATATGGATTGTGGTGATTTCCTACTGTTTTGGG tatgtTGTCAGTAACGAGACCGTACATCTAGCACCACGATGCAAGGCCACTCTATCAAAAACGAATTTGATAAATTCTGGAGAGATCTCAGAAGCAAACGGGTATAAAGTTTTGCATGATTTTAATTTCCCAGATGTCACGTATCCAACAACAACTCTGGAGTCATGCCAACCTTTCTATTTTAATTCCAATGGAATAGATGCTATTGTAGGACCATTCTCTAGTGATGTTCAATCGAATTACAGGTCTTTATTGTCAACTAATGAAAACAAGATCAAAGATGTTACGACAAAGAAATCTATTGTTGATGACAATATCAAATATCAAACACCGTTTTCGAACGTAACTATCTATAAGACTAAAAATGAGTCAGACAATGTAAATGTACTGGATACTGTACGTAAACTATTTGAAAAGTATATAGCAAAAAATTATATCGATTCCGAGCTAAAAGAAATTTTGTCGATACTTTTTGGAGACAATGTAAATCAGAGTAAATCttctgaaataataataatagaaccAGTACAACTTTTAGATGAAATCATAGGTAGCAatgtaacaacaaataaatcAAGCGAAGAAAACGTGACTgaacaactttttgacagattttccgaACCAAAATATGTGATGAACTCTGTGATTGAAGAATTAATACAGCTATTGGATAAAAACTTAGCTGATAACAATTTACTGACATATAACTCAGTCGAAGATAATGTAACTGAAATCATACTTCATGAATTTGTTACCAATAATAGAAGcgataacaacataataatgCAACTTTTGAGTGATGAAGATATAAGTTATAATGCAAGCTCTGAAAATATTCAGTTAGAATTAGAGCTAACTAAGGAagatataaaatacatattattaaatagtaCTAATGATATGAATAATTTACCCATTGGCATTGAACACTCAATGGATGTTAATTCTATTTCCCAAAACATTGAGATTGAGCAAATAAATAGCACTGATGACACAATTGTAGTTTTGGAGTCAATCTTACTCCCAGAAACTGCATTTAATGATCAGAATATTCGTAACTCTGTCTTGAACGAACACTTAGCGCAATCGGAAATCATTCAGGACCAATTAAACAGTTCTCAAACTTCTCAAAGTGAGAATGTTTATGAACATGATAATGACACGATTAACTTAACTAATTTTACATCAGACGAAAACTCAGTCGATTCTATAAATACAGATCAAATCAGTTTTAATATTCCAAAAGAGCCAGTGGTTTTTGACGTCGTATACAGAGATgtttataatatagaaaaaccTGTATTAGATATCGTTCCATCGAGTATACCAGTAagactaaaaataaatattgaaatagTCAAACAAGATTCTAACGAAATAGATAATTTTTACAGACCAGATTTTAACATTGAACAGTTTGCACCGAGAATATCTGAAAATCACATGGGGTTACAAAACAATGTAAAACATAGTGTCGAAAATACCGAAGAGGATTCAGCACCGGAAGAACAAATTACTGTACTAGACGAAATTAATGAGTCTGATTTCATTAACGCTTTGTCGATACTATTACTGGATTCATTAAATAACAATCCGTTAGAAATAATACCACCGGAGTTTATCAACGATGAAAATTGTTCATGTAGTAGTCTATTAGCGGAAGATTCTTCACACTTTGGAAATAATTCATTAAATAGCaatataactttaaaaaattataaagaaaaagaaGAGATTCAACCAATTTTGGCACCAGAAAGTTACATAGACAATAACACGGAACATCGGTCGCTAGAAACTGAAATGAATCAAGTGACATACAACACTAGTCCGATTATAGAAATGCTTAGATCCGTGATTAACTCTGATCAATTAGaagatgataaaaaatataacaatacggactttaaatctaaaaattttttataa
- the LOC121729945 gene encoding reticulocyte-binding protein PFD0110w-like isoform X2, with amino-acid sequence MIIFILFLALYVVSNETVHLAPRCKATLSKTNLINSGEISEANGYKVLHDFNFPDVTYPTTTLESCQPFYFNSNGIDAIVGPFSSDVQSNYRSLLSTNENKIKDVTTKKSIVDDNIKYQTPFSNVTIYKTKNESDNVNVLDTVRKLFEKYIAKNYIDSELKEILSILFGDNVNQSKSSEIIIIEPVQLLDEIIGSNVTTNKSSEENVTEQLFDRFSEPKYVMNSVIEELIQLLDKNLADNNLLTYNSVEDNVTEIILHEFVTNNRSDNNIIMQLLSDEDISYNASSENIQLELELTKEDIKYILLNSTNDMNNLPIGIEHSMDVNSISQNIEIEQINSTDDTIVVLESILLPETAFNDQNIRNSVLNEHLAQSEIIQDQLNSSQTSQSENVYEHDNDTINLTNFTSDENSVDSINTDQISFNIPKEPVVFDVVYRDVYNIEKPVLDIVPSSIPVRLKINIEIVKQDSNEIDNFYRPDFNIEQFAPRISENHMGLQNNVKHSVENTEEDSAPEEQITVLDEINESDFINALSILLLDSLNNNPLEIIPPEFINDENCSCSSLLAEDSSHFGNNSLNSNITLKNYKEKEEIQPILAPESYIDNNTEHRSLETEMNQVTYNTSPIIEMLRSVINSDQLEDDKKYNNTDFKSKNFL; translated from the exons atgattatatttatattgtttttagcaCTG tatgtTGTCAGTAACGAGACCGTACATCTAGCACCACGATGCAAGGCCACTCTATCAAAAACGAATTTGATAAATTCTGGAGAGATCTCAGAAGCAAACGGGTATAAAGTTTTGCATGATTTTAATTTCCCAGATGTCACGTATCCAACAACAACTCTGGAGTCATGCCAACCTTTCTATTTTAATTCCAATGGAATAGATGCTATTGTAGGACCATTCTCTAGTGATGTTCAATCGAATTACAGGTCTTTATTGTCAACTAATGAAAACAAGATCAAAGATGTTACGACAAAGAAATCTATTGTTGATGACAATATCAAATATCAAACACCGTTTTCGAACGTAACTATCTATAAGACTAAAAATGAGTCAGACAATGTAAATGTACTGGATACTGTACGTAAACTATTTGAAAAGTATATAGCAAAAAATTATATCGATTCCGAGCTAAAAGAAATTTTGTCGATACTTTTTGGAGACAATGTAAATCAGAGTAAATCttctgaaataataataatagaaccAGTACAACTTTTAGATGAAATCATAGGTAGCAatgtaacaacaaataaatcAAGCGAAGAAAACGTGACTgaacaactttttgacagattttccgaACCAAAATATGTGATGAACTCTGTGATTGAAGAATTAATACAGCTATTGGATAAAAACTTAGCTGATAACAATTTACTGACATATAACTCAGTCGAAGATAATGTAACTGAAATCATACTTCATGAATTTGTTACCAATAATAGAAGcgataacaacataataatgCAACTTTTGAGTGATGAAGATATAAGTTATAATGCAAGCTCTGAAAATATTCAGTTAGAATTAGAGCTAACTAAGGAagatataaaatacatattattaaatagtaCTAATGATATGAATAATTTACCCATTGGCATTGAACACTCAATGGATGTTAATTCTATTTCCCAAAACATTGAGATTGAGCAAATAAATAGCACTGATGACACAATTGTAGTTTTGGAGTCAATCTTACTCCCAGAAACTGCATTTAATGATCAGAATATTCGTAACTCTGTCTTGAACGAACACTTAGCGCAATCGGAAATCATTCAGGACCAATTAAACAGTTCTCAAACTTCTCAAAGTGAGAATGTTTATGAACATGATAATGACACGATTAACTTAACTAATTTTACATCAGACGAAAACTCAGTCGATTCTATAAATACAGATCAAATCAGTTTTAATATTCCAAAAGAGCCAGTGGTTTTTGACGTCGTATACAGAGATgtttataatatagaaaaaccTGTATTAGATATCGTTCCATCGAGTATACCAGTAagactaaaaataaatattgaaatagTCAAACAAGATTCTAACGAAATAGATAATTTTTACAGACCAGATTTTAACATTGAACAGTTTGCACCGAGAATATCTGAAAATCACATGGGGTTACAAAACAATGTAAAACATAGTGTCGAAAATACCGAAGAGGATTCAGCACCGGAAGAACAAATTACTGTACTAGACGAAATTAATGAGTCTGATTTCATTAACGCTTTGTCGATACTATTACTGGATTCATTAAATAACAATCCGTTAGAAATAATACCACCGGAGTTTATCAACGATGAAAATTGTTCATGTAGTAGTCTATTAGCGGAAGATTCTTCACACTTTGGAAATAATTCATTAAATAGCaatataactttaaaaaattataaagaaaaagaaGAGATTCAACCAATTTTGGCACCAGAAAGTTACATAGACAATAACACGGAACATCGGTCGCTAGAAACTGAAATGAATCAAGTGACATACAACACTAGTCCGATTATAGAAATGCTTAGATCCGTGATTAACTCTGATCAATTAGaagatgataaaaaatataacaatacggactttaaatctaaaaattttttataa